The Candidatus Poribacteria bacterium DNA segment CAGGATAAGCAGTGATAATATCTTGTTAAGCGGTAGTCGGTTATTTTGGACAGCCTGGCGAATAAGCTGTTGGGATGGACATATCGGCCCGCCACGAGCATCTTTCTCACCTCCTTCCTGGTGGTCTTTGTGATAGTATACTAAATCATACAATCATTGAAAAGCCCTCAGAGGAAGCCCTAGAAATTGACATGGTATATCGGTTGTGATATAATATAAATTGTTTACTGCTCCTCTGTTTTCGGTAAAATCCCAAGAAAAGGGGGATTGATGTATGCCTTATGTGCGTGCTACAGATGGTGAGGATATCGATCAGGTGCTGAGGAAATTCAAGAAGAAATGTGAGAAGGAAGAGTTGTTCAAGGAGATCAGGCGAAGGCTGAGATATGAGAGTCGAAGGGAAAGGCAACGCAGGAGGATCCACCGCTTAAAAAGGAAACGACAGGCACAGCTTAAAAAGGCCGCACAAAAAAGATAGGTGGTCTGAAAATATGGGACGCTTGAGAGGTATAATCGACGATTACACCGAGGAAGAGGAGATGTCAGGCCTCGGGCTTGAGGGTGATGACCCAGCCCTCGATGATGTCGATCTCGCGGAGGACGATGCCGATGAATGTGACGCGATGACCATCTATTACAGGGAGGTTTATAAACGTCCCCTCCTCACCCATGAAGAGGAGCTGAC contains these protein-coding regions:
- the rpsU gene encoding 30S ribosomal protein S21, with amino-acid sequence MPYVRATDGEDIDQVLRKFKKKCEKEELFKEIRRRLRYESRRERQRRRIHRLKRKRQAQLKKAAQKR